One segment of Novipirellula artificiosorum DNA contains the following:
- the gltX gene encoding glutamate--tRNA ligase, translating into MIRTRFAPSPTGYLHIGGVRTALFNWLIARQSGGQFVLRIDDTDSGRNVAEAIKPILEGFRWLGMNWEEGPETGGPHEPYYQSQRAERYAQAAAKLLQSGHAYRDYAKPEEFNALRQEAEKAKVQFIYDRRWMAADDAAAAAFEAEGRTAVVRLKMPREGQCVISDRVRGEVRVDWASEQDHVIQRADGSCLYHLASVVDDHDFEISHVIRSEEHLSNTPRQIYILESLGYERPIYAHLPYVAEPGGHSKLSKRKLAKYQKNKDFAQLLDHGQRIAERCGIATEADTFNPVIIDFYREIGFTADAILNYLLLLGWSLDGEREKFTVEEMTKLFSLERVTKSPASFDPQKLLSFQGDVFAALSLETRIANVMPFAVAAGLVESGDADAASKLGEVVQAAGDRLKIAGDILDFDYCFVDEFDVDEKAYQKRIEKPESAKPLLGKLRACIDNADRFDAVSAETLVKQFCEDEGIKLGDIIHALRVATTGRAAGFGMFETLAVIGKDKVAERIGKVASA; encoded by the coding sequence ATGATCCGCACCCGATTTGCCCCCAGTCCGACCGGATACCTTCACATCGGTGGTGTCCGCACCGCCCTCTTCAATTGGCTGATCGCGCGTCAATCGGGCGGCCAATTTGTTCTTCGTATCGATGACACCGATTCCGGTCGCAATGTGGCTGAAGCGATCAAGCCGATCTTGGAGGGGTTCCGTTGGCTCGGCATGAATTGGGAGGAAGGGCCCGAGACGGGTGGTCCGCATGAGCCCTATTATCAATCGCAGCGAGCGGAGCGGTACGCACAGGCGGCCGCAAAACTGCTGCAAAGTGGGCATGCCTATCGCGATTATGCAAAGCCGGAGGAGTTCAATGCACTAAGGCAAGAGGCGGAAAAAGCGAAGGTGCAATTCATCTACGATCGCCGCTGGATGGCTGCGGACGATGCGGCCGCGGCCGCGTTTGAAGCCGAGGGCCGCACGGCGGTGGTGCGGCTAAAAATGCCTCGCGAGGGCCAGTGTGTGATTTCGGATCGGGTGCGTGGCGAGGTTCGAGTGGATTGGGCATCCGAACAGGACCATGTGATCCAACGCGCCGACGGCAGCTGCTTGTACCATTTGGCCAGTGTGGTGGACGATCATGATTTTGAGATTTCACATGTGATTCGCTCGGAAGAGCATTTGTCGAACACGCCGCGGCAAATCTATATTCTCGAGTCATTAGGTTACGAGCGACCGATCTATGCTCATTTGCCTTATGTCGCCGAGCCAGGGGGGCATTCGAAGTTAAGCAAGCGAAAGCTGGCCAAGTATCAGAAGAACAAGGATTTTGCCCAATTGCTCGACCATGGCCAGCGGATCGCTGAGCGATGCGGGATTGCAACCGAAGCGGACACGTTCAACCCTGTGATCATTGATTTTTATCGCGAGATCGGCTTCACAGCGGACGCGATTTTGAACTACTTGCTGCTTTTGGGCTGGTCGCTCGATGGCGAACGGGAAAAGTTCACGGTGGAAGAGATGACAAAGCTGTTTTCGCTCGAACGAGTGACCAAATCGCCGGCATCCTTTGATCCGCAAAAGTTGCTCTCGTTCCAAGGGGACGTCTTTGCAGCCCTGTCTCTGGAAACGCGGATCGCCAACGTGATGCCGTTCGCGGTTGCTGCGGGGCTTGTCGAATCGGGCGATGCCGATGCCGCGTCCAAATTGGGCGAAGTGGTTCAAGCGGCAGGCGATCGATTGAAGATTGCGGGCGACATTCTGGATTTCGACTACTGTTTCGTGGACGAGTTCGACGTCGACGAAAAAGCTTACCAAAAGCGGATCGAGAAGCCGGAATCGGCAAAACCGCTGCTCGGAAAGCTGCGTGCATGCATCGATAATGCGGATCGGTTCGATGCGGTGTCGGCTGAGACGCTCGTGAAGCAATTTTGCGAGGACGAAGGGATCAAATTGGGGGATATCATTCACGCCCTGCGAGTCGCGACGACCGGTCGTGCAGCGGGGTTCGGCATGTTTGAAACCTTGGCCGTGATTGGTAAGGACAAGGTCGCTGAGCGAATCGGCAAGGTGGCTTCGGCTTAG
- a CDS encoding PSD1 and planctomycete cytochrome C domain-containing protein, producing the protein MKYVDSRCRFLTFSFVFVFLGFARADESIDFNRDIRPILFSKCVSCHGPDEGSREAGLRLDTESGAVQDLGGYAAVVPGNPGASELVLRIASDDEDMRMPPTDKGKPLSDDEIDLFQNWIQQGGAYAKHWSYKKPIRPAQPSIEGDQWVCNPIDAFVLAKLEAQGMSPAPEADRLTLARRLSIDLTGLPPTWEEAKAFADDPSDQAYEAYVDSLLAKPSYGERWARVWLDLARYADSAGYADDPPREIWAFRDYVIDSLNQNKPFDQFTIEQIAGDLLAEPTEEQLIATAFHRNTMTNSEGGTNDEEFRNAAIIDRVNTTMAVWMGTTMACAQCHTHKYDPISHTEYFQFFAFFNHTADHDQKDERPVLELWSDEQTAARTALQHEIEAVKAQSNAPHPELLALQQELEKTKPRATVPIMQELPTNKRRTSTIQIRGNYLSKGEEVHESTPQAFHPLSDPTSPDRLDLAKWLVDPENPLTARVIANRHWEQLFGIGIVESSEEFGSQGELPSHPQLLDWMAVELQENGWDLKSLLKTIVMSATYRQTSATNEILQQADPRNRLLARGPRFRVSAEMVRDQALFASGLLSDIMGGPPANPPQPELGLKAAFGGKTDWTTSAGPNRYRRGIYTSWRRSSPYPSMAQFDAPNREVCTIRRIRTNTPLQALVTLNDPVYVEAAQALARRMITAGETEREKIQFAFRVCLTRNPTNQEIDRIKTLYTDAHKVFLKDAKAAAAMATDPIGEPIDGMDLAELAAWSVVGNVLLNLDELLMKR; encoded by the coding sequence ATGAAGTATGTCGATTCTCGATGTCGCTTTCTGACGTTCTCGTTCGTCTTTGTCTTTCTCGGTTTTGCTCGGGCCGACGAATCGATTGACTTCAATCGCGATATTCGTCCGATCCTGTTCAGCAAGTGTGTCAGCTGCCATGGCCCCGACGAAGGGAGCCGGGAAGCAGGGTTGCGGCTCGATACCGAATCGGGCGCAGTGCAGGATCTCGGGGGTTACGCCGCGGTGGTACCGGGGAACCCTGGCGCTAGCGAGCTTGTTTTGCGGATTGCGTCGGATGACGAGGACATGCGGATGCCGCCAACCGACAAAGGCAAACCGCTTTCGGACGACGAAATCGATTTGTTCCAGAACTGGATTCAACAGGGTGGCGCGTATGCAAAGCACTGGTCGTACAAAAAACCAATTCGCCCCGCGCAGCCGTCCATCGAGGGCGACCAATGGGTTTGCAATCCAATCGATGCCTTTGTCTTGGCCAAGCTCGAAGCACAGGGGATGAGCCCCGCGCCCGAAGCAGACCGCTTGACCTTGGCTCGGCGATTGTCCATCGATCTAACCGGCCTGCCACCGACTTGGGAGGAGGCCAAGGCGTTTGCCGATGACCCCAGCGATCAGGCCTACGAAGCGTATGTCGATTCGCTATTGGCGAAACCATCGTACGGCGAACGCTGGGCGCGCGTCTGGTTGGACCTCGCTCGCTACGCCGATTCAGCGGGTTACGCAGATGATCCACCACGCGAAATTTGGGCGTTTCGCGACTATGTGATCGATTCGCTCAACCAGAACAAGCCGTTTGACCAATTCACGATCGAACAAATCGCTGGCGACTTGCTTGCCGAACCGACCGAAGAACAACTGATTGCTACCGCGTTTCACCGTAACACGATGACCAACAGCGAAGGGGGGACAAACGATGAAGAATTCCGCAACGCTGCGATCATCGACCGAGTGAATACCACCATGGCTGTTTGGATGGGGACAACCATGGCTTGTGCCCAATGCCACACTCATAAGTACGACCCGATCTCGCATACGGAGTACTTCCAGTTCTTCGCCTTCTTCAATCATACCGCGGATCATGACCAGAAAGACGAACGGCCGGTGCTTGAACTTTGGTCGGACGAGCAAACCGCCGCACGAACCGCGTTGCAACATGAAATCGAGGCGGTCAAGGCTCAATCCAACGCTCCGCATCCCGAGCTGCTGGCATTGCAACAGGAACTTGAGAAGACCAAACCACGGGCGACCGTTCCAATCATGCAAGAGTTGCCGACCAACAAGCGACGAACGTCGACAATTCAAATTCGCGGAAACTACTTGAGCAAAGGTGAAGAAGTCCACGAGTCGACGCCCCAAGCGTTTCACCCTCTGTCGGATCCAACGAGTCCGGACCGACTCGATCTTGCAAAATGGTTGGTGGATCCAGAGAACCCTTTGACGGCCCGAGTGATCGCCAACCGTCATTGGGAACAATTGTTCGGCATCGGCATTGTCGAATCGAGCGAAGAGTTCGGCTCGCAAGGCGAATTGCCGTCGCATCCGCAATTGCTCGATTGGATGGCGGTTGAACTGCAAGAGAATGGCTGGGATCTGAAGTCGCTGCTCAAAACGATCGTGATGTCGGCAACGTATCGACAAACTTCGGCAACCAACGAGATACTTCAACAAGCCGATCCGAGAAACCGTCTGCTCGCTCGCGGACCTCGGTTTCGTGTCTCGGCTGAAATGGTACGTGACCAAGCATTGTTCGCCAGCGGACTGTTGAGCGACATCATGGGGGGCCCACCCGCCAACCCCCCTCAACCCGAACTGGGCCTCAAGGCGGCGTTTGGCGGCAAAACCGATTGGACCACGAGCGCTGGCCCCAATCGCTACCGACGTGGGATCTACACCTCCTGGCGACGCTCAAGCCCCTACCCCTCGATGGCCCAGTTCGATGCGCCAAATCGCGAGGTTTGTACGATTCGCCGCATCCGAACCAACACTCCGCTGCAAGCTCTCGTGACGCTCAACGATCCCGTCTACGTCGAAGCCGCCCAGGCATTGGCGCGGCGAATGATCACCGCCGGCGAAACCGAACGCGAAAAGATCCAGTTCGCATTCCGCGTCTGCTTGACTCGCAATCCGACGAATCAAGAAATCGACCGAATCAAAACGTTGTACACAGATGCACACAAGGTGTTCCTAAAGGATGCAAAAGCTGCCGCGGCGATGGCAACCGATCCGATCGGTGAGCCCATCGACGGCATGGACCTCGCCGAGCTGGCTGCCTGGTCGGTGGTCGGAAATGTCCTTCTGAATCTCGATGAATTGTTAATGAAACGGTAG
- a CDS encoding dihydrofolate reductase, which translates to MSGPADSSVPSPPSGQDQQGSGCRAHPLVALVAMTPSGVIGKDGDMPWRLSSDLQRFKRMTMGGTLIMGRKTFDSIGRPLPGRRTIVITRNADWTVAGVTRAASPEQAVALAGDAKPAFVVGGAEIYRQLIPFCGEVWLTRVWSSVSGDTILTIDLSQFEQIEHTRLPASAKDDVPTEFSKLRRKISGKNATRPH; encoded by the coding sequence ATGAGCGGGCCAGCCGATTCTTCGGTTCCCTCGCCCCCGAGTGGGCAGGATCAGCAGGGAAGCGGATGCCGAGCACACCCCCTTGTTGCCCTGGTGGCGATGACGCCGTCGGGCGTGATTGGCAAAGACGGGGACATGCCCTGGCGTTTGAGCAGTGATTTGCAACGTTTCAAGCGGATGACGATGGGCGGAACGCTGATCATGGGGCGAAAAACATTCGACTCGATTGGCCGGCCGTTGCCGGGGCGTCGCACGATTGTCATCACTCGAAATGCCGATTGGACGGTCGCGGGCGTGACGCGAGCGGCAAGTCCAGAGCAGGCTGTTGCCCTTGCCGGGGACGCAAAGCCGGCGTTTGTCGTTGGTGGAGCGGAGATCTATCGCCAGCTAATACCGTTTTGTGGTGAAGTTTGGCTCACTCGGGTATGGTCTTCCGTTTCAGGTGACACAATTTTGACGATCGACCTTTCCCAATTCGAACAAATCGAACACACTAGACTTCCAGCATCTGCGAAAGATGACGTCCCGACGGAGTTTTCAAAGCTCCGGAGAAAAATTTCTGGAAAAAACGCGACGCGTCCCCATTGA
- the rpsM gene encoding 30S ribosomal protein S13: MGVDVPNDKQIQYSLTYLYGIGLFTAREACDKLGIDPARQASDLSEEELSRIAALLERDYTVEGPLRRQVTQNINRLREVRCYRGIRHRVSLPVRGQRTKTNARTRKGPRKTVAGKKGVKDLR, encoded by the coding sequence ATGGGCGTCGATGTGCCAAACGACAAGCAAATCCAGTATTCGCTGACCTACTTGTACGGGATCGGTTTGTTCACGGCTCGTGAGGCTTGCGACAAACTAGGGATCGATCCCGCACGTCAAGCAAGTGACTTGAGCGAAGAAGAATTGAGCCGAATCGCGGCACTACTTGAACGCGATTACACGGTCGAAGGTCCCCTTCGTCGCCAAGTGACCCAAAACATTAACCGACTTCGCGAAGTCCGCTGCTATCGAGGCATCCGACACCGCGTCAGTTTGCCCGTTCGTGGTCAACGAACCAAGACCAACGCACGAACCCGGAAAGGCCCTCGTAAGACGGTTGCCGGTAAGAAGGGCGTTAAGGATTTGCGTTAA
- a CDS encoding cytochrome c — MFRSILPLGFGLLVCVGFVGCRQEAPVEFEPNMVHAMKYQIQEGIPMDQASKDTTWVVTKMFGTPNQPKVPDFVHEDEDLDALVSEQRLMRASGPLDEDGRGLYRKHCALCHGVTGNGRGTTAAILNPYPRDYRMGIFKFKSTPRGSKPTREDVSRSIRNGIAGTAMNKIPELSEEDVQSLVDYVIYLSWRGELERALIDDAIFELDLEAGDRIISPELANSEKEEDKELFAEQWEIATDFAAEIADSWLEAEDEVIEVPAPPADLPVPNSRKEFVEMLASSQGDALKASVESGQKLFVGKIASCSKCHGEQGLGNGQTTDYDDWTKDWTTRIGLKPEERETLVPLLARGALPPINAVPRNFAEGIFHGGADSEDLYRRITQGIDGTPMPAATFVEGEFEQGDVWHLINFIRSLQTTDHDPSSDPEVQQVL; from the coding sequence ATGTTTCGATCGATTTTACCGCTTGGTTTCGGCCTGCTGGTCTGCGTTGGGTTCGTTGGTTGCCGGCAAGAGGCACCGGTAGAATTTGAGCCGAATATGGTCCACGCCATGAAGTACCAGATCCAGGAAGGGATCCCGATGGATCAAGCGTCGAAGGATACGACGTGGGTGGTGACTAAGATGTTTGGGACGCCCAATCAGCCGAAAGTGCCTGACTTTGTTCACGAAGACGAGGATTTGGATGCGCTCGTTTCGGAGCAGCGATTGATGCGAGCGTCTGGGCCCTTGGACGAGGACGGTCGAGGGCTTTATCGAAAGCACTGTGCCTTGTGCCATGGCGTGACCGGAAACGGACGAGGAACGACCGCCGCGATCTTGAATCCCTATCCTCGCGATTATCGGATGGGGATTTTTAAGTTCAAATCGACGCCTCGTGGTTCGAAGCCGACGCGAGAAGATGTTTCGCGGTCGATCCGCAATGGGATTGCTGGCACGGCAATGAACAAGATCCCGGAACTGTCCGAGGAAGATGTGCAGTCGCTCGTTGACTATGTGATCTATCTCTCGTGGCGAGGTGAATTGGAGCGGGCTTTAATTGACGACGCGATTTTCGAGCTTGATCTGGAAGCTGGCGATCGAATCATCAGTCCCGAGTTGGCCAACAGCGAAAAGGAAGAAGACAAGGAATTGTTTGCCGAGCAATGGGAAATTGCCACCGATTTTGCAGCCGAGATCGCTGATTCGTGGCTCGAAGCCGAAGACGAGGTCATCGAAGTGCCCGCGCCTCCGGCCGACCTTCCTGTGCCCAACTCTCGCAAGGAATTTGTCGAGATGCTTGCCAGTTCTCAAGGTGATGCGTTGAAGGCGTCGGTCGAGTCGGGGCAAAAGCTGTTCGTCGGCAAGATCGCTTCTTGCAGCAAATGCCATGGCGAACAAGGGCTCGGCAACGGACAGACGACCGATTACGACGATTGGACAAAAGATTGGACCACGCGGATCGGGCTGAAACCCGAGGAACGTGAAACGCTCGTGCCGCTACTGGCGCGCGGGGCCTTGCCGCCGATCAATGCCGTTCCGCGGAACTTTGCCGAAGGTATTTTCCATGGAGGAGCCGATTCGGAGGACTTGTACCGGCGAATCACTCAAGGGATCGACGGAACGCCGATGCCGGCGGCAACCTTCGTCGAGGGCGAGTTTGAGCAGGGCGACGTCTGGCATCTGATCAATTTTATCCGTTCCCTGCAGACGACCGACCATGACCCGTCGTCGGACCCCGAAGTGCAGCAGGTTTTGTAG
- a CDS encoding FAD-dependent oxidoreductase — protein MAMSIWTVDSESVLQFPASFVFSTLKDVGVWRLFRGGRWRQVSGGAQRYIEALAEPMRECISLGTRVERVRRESDHVVVVTNHPPTNEPCEQRFDEVIFAINADTALTLIDNPSSDERQTLSAFGSTKHSTGITHDERVVAGYRNGSEPAFMHVDVHRPSGKGNAQTELKAGFFDLRRLFRLQLKDPLFLWYILTDQPCPKNFFATFDYATPVFSATAFEAQQKHPRISGVNRLHFCGAGWENGLHEGGVVSALKVAKHFGKSLDEVTK, from the coding sequence ATGGCGATGTCGATTTGGACGGTGGACTCCGAAAGTGTCTTGCAGTTTCCTGCGAGTTTTGTTTTCTCGACTCTCAAAGACGTTGGCGTTTGGCGACTTTTTCGAGGAGGACGATGGCGTCAGGTTTCCGGCGGAGCGCAGCGATACATAGAGGCATTGGCGGAGCCGATGCGAGAGTGCATTTCACTCGGTACCCGCGTAGAACGCGTCCGGCGCGAGAGCGACCACGTTGTCGTTGTCACCAACCACCCTCCGACGAACGAACCCTGCGAGCAACGTTTTGATGAAGTCATCTTTGCGATCAATGCCGATACTGCACTGACGTTGATCGATAATCCATCCTCGGACGAACGGCAAACATTGTCGGCGTTCGGATCAACAAAGCATTCGACCGGAATTACTCATGATGAAAGGGTGGTCGCAGGCTACCGAAACGGATCGGAACCCGCATTCATGCACGTCGATGTCCATCGTCCCTCGGGCAAGGGTAACGCCCAGACGGAATTGAAGGCCGGGTTTTTTGATTTGCGTCGTCTATTTCGACTCCAGTTGAAGGATCCACTTTTCTTGTGGTACATCTTGACCGACCAGCCGTGTCCCAAAAATTTCTTTGCAACGTTCGACTACGCCACACCAGTATTCTCAGCGACGGCTTTTGAGGCTCAGCAGAAGCATCCGAGAATCAGTGGAGTAAATCGACTGCATTTTTGTGGTGCGGGTTGGGAAAACGGACTCCATGAAGGCGGTGTTGTCAGTGCGTTGAAGGTTGCAAAGCACTTCGGCAAGTCACTCGACGAAGTGACCAAGTGA
- the rpsK gene encoding 30S ribosomal protein S11 yields MAKTNKKKKVRRNVTSGVAHIHATFNNTTVTITDPKGDTLCWASAGTSGFKGSRKSTPFAGQCAAQQAAEKATKFGMRDCEVRVKGPGSGRESAITALQSAGLNVKLIEEVTPIPHNGCRPRKKRRV; encoded by the coding sequence GTGGCAAAGACCAATAAGAAGAAAAAAGTACGTCGTAACGTGACCAGCGGTGTCGCTCACATTCACGCCACGTTCAACAACACCACGGTGACCATCACCGATCCCAAAGGGGATACGTTGTGCTGGGCGAGTGCGGGAACTAGTGGGTTCAAGGGCAGTCGCAAGAGCACCCCGTTTGCCGGCCAGTGCGCCGCGCAGCAGGCCGCTGAGAAAGCGACCAAGTTCGGAATGCGTGATTGCGAAGTCCGCGTGAAGGGGCCTGGTTCGGGTCGCGAAAGTGCGATCACGGCCCTGCAATCCGCTGGATTGAATGTGAAATTGATCGAAGAGGTTACGCCGATCCCCCACAATGGTTGCCGGCCACGCAAAAAGCGTCGCGTCTAA
- a CDS encoding DUF1501 domain-containing protein has protein sequence MNPRSEQIQLRTRRHFLQQSAAGVGGMALASLLDTEPTLANNPLRCKPPHFPAKAKRVIYLHMTGSPPNLDLFDFKPSLVEHSDEDCPAEFLEGKEFAFTSGTPKLMGSPRAWSQVGKHGAWMSDAIPNFHGIADELCLVHSMYTDQFNHAPAELLVYTGSPRSGRPSMGSWVTYGLGSENENLPGFVVLISSGVQPNGGKASFGSGFLPSVYQGVQCRSKGDPVLYASNPKGMDRAMRRMTLDALRDLNEIQAAEMGHPETLTRIAQYELAFRMQMSVPEVMDISQESATTLQQYGAVPGESSLANNCLLARRLVESGVRFVQLFDWGWDFHGTNPGEGITDGLTKKCATMDKPIAALIKDLKQRGLLDETLVVWGGEFGRTPFREGRTANSQVLGRDHYPDAFTMWMAGGGVKRGFEYGQSDELGFSVTENPVHVHDLQATILHLLGFNHEQLTYRFQGRDYRLTDVHGRVVRDLLA, from the coding sequence ATGAACCCACGATCCGAACAAATTCAACTGCGAACTCGGCGGCATTTCCTGCAGCAATCCGCTGCCGGCGTCGGCGGCATGGCACTCGCATCGCTGCTGGATACCGAACCCACGCTGGCCAACAATCCACTCCGTTGTAAACCCCCGCACTTTCCTGCCAAGGCGAAGCGGGTGATCTACCTTCACATGACCGGTTCGCCTCCGAACTTGGACCTGTTCGATTTCAAGCCCAGCCTCGTTGAACATTCGGACGAGGATTGCCCTGCAGAGTTCTTGGAAGGAAAGGAGTTTGCCTTTACCAGTGGCACACCGAAATTAATGGGCTCGCCGCGCGCGTGGTCGCAGGTGGGCAAGCACGGCGCATGGATGTCCGATGCGATTCCGAACTTCCACGGCATCGCCGACGAACTCTGCTTGGTCCATTCGATGTACACCGACCAGTTCAATCATGCCCCAGCGGAATTGCTGGTCTACACCGGATCACCGCGATCGGGCCGTCCATCGATGGGATCATGGGTGACGTATGGCTTGGGCAGCGAGAACGAGAATCTACCCGGGTTCGTGGTCCTGATTTCAAGCGGCGTCCAGCCAAACGGCGGCAAAGCATCCTTCGGGAGCGGTTTCTTGCCCTCGGTCTACCAAGGGGTCCAATGCCGATCGAAGGGAGACCCCGTGCTCTATGCTTCCAACCCCAAGGGAATGGACCGTGCCATGCGGCGGATGACGCTGGACGCACTGCGCGATCTGAATGAAATTCAAGCTGCTGAAATGGGACACCCCGAAACGTTGACACGCATCGCTCAATATGAACTGGCATTTCGAATGCAAATGTCGGTGCCGGAAGTGATGGACATTTCGCAAGAATCCGCGACGACGCTCCAGCAGTATGGTGCGGTTCCAGGTGAATCCAGTCTTGCCAACAACTGCTTGCTCGCCCGCCGGTTGGTGGAATCAGGCGTACGATTCGTTCAGCTCTTCGATTGGGGATGGGATTTCCATGGAACCAACCCTGGCGAAGGGATCACCGATGGATTGACCAAGAAATGTGCCACCATGGACAAACCCATCGCGGCGTTGATCAAGGATTTGAAACAACGAGGCCTACTCGACGAAACGCTGGTCGTTTGGGGAGGCGAGTTTGGCCGGACACCGTTCCGCGAAGGACGTACGGCCAACAGCCAGGTGCTTGGACGCGACCACTATCCGGATGCGTTCACGATGTGGATGGCAGGTGGAGGGGTGAAACGCGGTTTTGAATATGGACAATCGGATGAACTTGGCTTCAGCGTGACAGAAAACCCTGTCCATGTGCATGACCTGCAAGCCACAATCTTGCATCTGCTTGGATTCAATCACGAGCAGCTCACCTATCGCTTCCAAGGACGCGACTATCGCTTGACCGACGTGCACGGAAGAGTGGTGAGGGATTTGTTAGCGTAG
- a CDS encoding RND transporter family protein yields the protein MRIHDSRHPATAVEILRVAWWPCTLSALTTAIGLIALLSSSTAPVRQFGIYSAIGVLFGTGLILLTLPGFLERCPFVFPRLSQNTSPGECFDRDRRIEKLVDCLKRWRWAVFTVFAGIMSFSLLGLPRLDTSLNIGSTFSPQTKIFQDTQWIESNVRSLSQIEVSIQFRQECELTSSQRLLVLAKCQSALQEIAEVSRVFSPSDFVPSEPSGRSVGATIRRSLYRNKLAQMRRDFVEMNYLSQQGGSEWWRISVMVPSLPRSNRLFDVA from the coding sequence ATGCGAATCCATGACTCCCGTCATCCTGCAACGGCGGTTGAGATACTACGAGTCGCATGGTGGCCGTGCACGCTCTCTGCATTAACGACCGCGATTGGGCTCATTGCGTTGTTATCAAGCAGTACAGCGCCTGTTCGGCAGTTTGGAATCTATTCTGCGATAGGCGTTCTCTTCGGCACCGGCCTGATCCTTCTCACCTTGCCTGGATTCCTGGAGCGATGTCCATTCGTCTTCCCTCGGTTGTCGCAAAATACATCTCCTGGTGAGTGTTTCGATCGCGATCGCCGCATCGAAAAGCTGGTTGATTGCTTGAAACGCTGGCGGTGGGCTGTGTTCACCGTGTTTGCCGGGATCATGAGCTTCAGCCTGCTTGGATTGCCCAGACTCGATACCAGTCTAAATATCGGAAGTACGTTTTCACCGCAGACAAAGATCTTTCAAGATACGCAATGGATTGAATCGAATGTTCGCTCTCTCTCTCAAATTGAAGTGTCCATTCAGTTTCGGCAAGAGTGTGAATTGACGTCGAGTCAACGGCTGTTGGTACTCGCAAAATGCCAGTCTGCGTTGCAGGAGATCGCGGAGGTTTCCCGTGTCTTTTCCCCTTCCGATTTTGTCCCAAGCGAGCCTTCTGGCCGATCCGTTGGGGCAACCATTCGTCGGTCACTTTACCGCAACAAGCTTGCACAGATGCGCCGCGACTTTGTTGAAATGAACTATTTGTCTCAGCAGGGCGGAAGTGAGTGGTGGAGGATCAGTGTGATGGTACCCTCCCTCCCTCGCTCAAACAGATTATTCGACGTTGCTTGA
- a CDS encoding thymidylate synthase, translating to MRTYLHLLDEVLNHGLDRDDRTGVGTRGLFGRQMRFDLSEGFPLLTTKKLHVRSIIYELLWFLRGDTNVNWLQKNGVTIWDEWADDNGELGPIYGKQWRSWPSADGSTVDQIAWVQQEIQQNPQSRRLVVSAWNVAQVEQMALPPCHLLFQFYVAGNRLSCQLYQRSADLFLGVPFNIASYALLTMMMAKVTGLEAGDFVHTLGDVHLYRNHFDQAREQLSRHPKPLPSMQILSTPESIDGFGFDDFQLIDYDPHPRIKAPIAV from the coding sequence ATGCGAACGTACCTTCACCTCCTTGACGAAGTTCTCAACCACGGTCTCGATCGCGATGACCGGACCGGCGTAGGGACCCGTGGGCTTTTCGGGCGTCAAATGCGTTTTGATCTCAGCGAGGGCTTTCCGCTGCTGACGACCAAGAAGCTGCATGTTCGTTCGATCATTTACGAATTGTTGTGGTTTCTGCGCGGCGACACCAACGTTAATTGGCTCCAGAAGAATGGGGTGACGATTTGGGATGAGTGGGCCGACGACAACGGCGAACTTGGGCCCATTTACGGAAAGCAATGGCGCAGTTGGCCGTCTGCGGATGGTTCCACTGTCGATCAGATCGCTTGGGTTCAGCAGGAGATCCAGCAGAATCCGCAATCTCGACGATTGGTGGTGTCGGCGTGGAACGTGGCCCAGGTTGAGCAGATGGCTTTACCACCGTGCCACCTTCTTTTTCAATTCTATGTGGCGGGAAACAGGTTATCGTGCCAGTTGTACCAGCGCAGTGCCGACCTGTTCCTGGGCGTCCCGTTCAACATTGCAAGCTACGCGCTGTTGACGATGATGATGGCGAAGGTCACGGGGTTAGAGGCAGGGGATTTTGTGCACACGCTCGGCGATGTTCATTTGTACCGGAATCATTTCGATCAGGCACGCGAACAACTGTCTCGGCATCCGAAACCGCTGCCGAGCATGCAGATTCTGTCCACTCCTGAATCCATCGACGGCTTCGGCTTCGACGATTTTCAGCTCATCGACTACGATCCGCATCCGCGAATCAAGGCACCCATTGCAGTATGA